Part of the Lotus japonicus ecotype B-129 chromosome 6, LjGifu_v1.2 genome, GAGGAGTTAATAACTACTTTTGAAATGTAGGGTGTAAACCCTATTTGTACAATGGGGCCACCATGAATAAATTAGAGAACTATATTAGGAACATGGTATAGTATATAAACCTTAGTTACTACTAAACTAATGAACCACTaaccattcaattttttttgggtaaaaacTGCATTGGTTtgattgatggaagaaaatgaaatgaaagagaaTATAATCTTCTAGCCAAACATGACGCTTATTGACAAAAGCTTTCCTAACTAGATAGTTAGCGATGACATACATTATTGCTAACATGAACAaggataattatatcttcacacagagagaaagtaaagatgtgatatgtgatttgattgataaagaagagagaaataaatagaatggaggtggaaaagaagtggagagatgtgtatatatcataactccatgaacaaacacacacaaagaaaaaggcttaattgcaactttggtccccgacgtttaccaatactacgattttggtcccccacctaatttaattacatagatggtccccgacgttgtaggccgtgtgcaacgttagtcctgtttatttcttaatggaggaggcttacgtggacgtccagttggagagagaaatgaggtatgaggagagagggaagcacgtgagtatcacgtgacccttatctgaatcCATTATACctaaacccctgacctccctggaacgaagaaggtaacgcgatttagatccctagggtttcagatttgggtataatgggttcatataaggttcacgtgatactcacgtgctcccctctctcctcagatctcctttttctctccaactagacgtccacgtaagccttctccattaagaaataaattgtaggactaacgttgcacgcagcctacaacgtcggggaccatccatgtaattaaattaggtgggggaccaaaatcgtggtattggtaaacgtcggggaccaaagttgtaattaagcccaaagaaaaataaagcaaACAAAGCACATACAATCTTGGATAAGAGAAGACAAGTGTGATGCATTATTCAACTTTGCAACCCAATTCTTGTTATGCATCAAATAATCATTCCAAATCCAAGGTCATTTGCCAACCTAAACCCTCTTCATTCATCTGCTGTTACTCACCAATGGCGCCAGATCGCGCGGGCGATGACAAAAACGGTGTCGTCTCGTCTCTGCTACGGACACTGCAGCGCTCCACAACTTCCACCGAAACCCTAACACCACCTTCACTTCCTCCCGCCGGCGACTCACTTCACGCGCCGCCGCTTCCATCCCTTCCGTTCGACCTCGTGGTGGAAATCCTCTGCAGACTCCCGGTAAAGCCCCTCTTGCAATTCCGCTGCGTATGCAAATCCTGGAAATCTTTAATCTCCGATCCCAAATTTGCCAAAAAACACCTCCATTCTTCACCGTCAGACTTCATCCGCCACCGCCTCATCGTAAACCACCATTCCGACGACAGCGGGTTCCGTGCTTACCCTCTCCTCTCCGTTTTCAACACCGTGCCTgccgccgccaccgccactCAGCTTGAGTACCCTCTGATCATTCAGAAATTTAACTATGTAATCGTTGGCTCTTGCAATGGCGTCCTCTGTTTTTTCATCGATCGGAGCTTTGCTCTTTTATGGAACCCTTCCACTCGAAGATTCAAGAAATCGCCGTCTCTGGAAAATCCACGCCTAAAAGATAGTTTCACAAAATACGGTTTCGGTTATGATCATTTTGCTGACAGTTACAAAGTAGTTGCAGTTTTCTGCTATGAAGATGGTGATAGTGGTCTTTACAAAACACAAGCCAATATTCATACTTTAGGTACACATTGTTGGAGGAGGATTCAAGAGCTCCCTTGTGTCCCTGTTCAATCAGCAATATTTGTGAGTGGCACTGGCACGCTTAATTGGTTGGCGTCTGATGATAATCGGTCCGAATCTGTTAATAATTGGATGGAATCTAGGGCTATTATTATTTCTCAGGATTTGAGGAAGGAGTGTTATCAAAAACTTTTGCTGCCTGATGATTATGGACATGATGATGGTGGAAAAGGGCCTTTGAATTTGCAGGTGTTGAGGGATTGCTTGTGCTTGTGCGTCCATTCTTTCGATTCCGGGAGTTGTGATATTTGGTTTATGAAGGAGTATGGAAGTAAAGAGTCTTGGACTAAATTATTCATCGTTCCTAACCCGGATGGATGTTTCTCGTTCACCAAACCTTTTCATATTTCTAAGGAAGATGAAGTGCTGGTGATTAAACTTGAAATCATATATCTTTACAATTCTAGAGACAACACTTTCAAAATTTACCCAATTCAAAACATCGAAGATTGGATGATCCCAGTGGTCTATGTAGAAAGTTTGATATCGCCTTGTTTTTGATATTAGGATGTAGATGCTATGGTTGAAGAATCCTTCAATCAATTAACTAGACCTTACATGTTTTCATTTTATGCTTGTTCTAATTACTTTTTTATCATGGTTAATTGAAATTTGACAGAGTCTGCAACTTGAGAAATTAATATGCTAATTTCAGTTAGagtttgttgtttcttttgtCTTGTATTCTACTTTTTGTAATTCACAATCATGCATTGCTTTAGGTGGTTAATGGTTTAGTTTTCTAATATTTATCTTGAATATTGTAGAACTTGTATCTAAGTTCAGTCTACCTGTTGCAATTCCATGGTCACCATGTTGGAGTAGTTTGTGCAGTTATAGAACTCACTGTTTAAAAGTTTGTTTCcttaattttttccaaattaTGATTTCTATTTCTCTGTTATGAGTTCTGTAATCTTGTTGACAATATGGAGTTCTGATTCCGGCAGCTATAATTGTTGGTTCATTTTTGCTTCCATTAAGCAATGTCTTCATGAAGTGAACATAATCATGTTGACAATGGGGGATCAATGATCTATGATGGCATTTGGCTATAGCTTTTACAGGTCAGGTGAGTGCCTTTGCATTTGATTCCTGTATTTCCTTTCTCCTTCTAGATCACTAAGTTCACTCCTTTCTCCTTACTGTTATCATCCTTAATGGAGTGGAAGGCTTGGTAGAAAGAGTTACCACTGACCATTCCCACTAAAATCAAAGTCATAATTGACAATGAGAGTTGAATAATCATGATAGGGCATTATAAACCTTTTAGGTGGTGTTACATAACTCTCAGATTGTGCTTTGATtatcttatgtttttttttaaatgaaggAACTTATTATGAAAATTAGCAGCGTAATATGGTGAATTTATTTGCAGATAACTAGATAAGTAATGAAAGAAGTAGACTTTTGggctttttttctttctttctccattgtttTCTATGATTGTTGCTTCCATTAATTATTTGTGAGGTAATGGGTCCAAGAAGGTTGGTTAAATGGTGCAAATATTAAAACTGTTGGTCTTTGTAGTAATAATAAAGAAAAttctattattttattaaatttaatttgagGTGAGTTTGGGAGGTGGTGGTTTGATTCGGGACAAGAATGGAACATGCTTGGTGTGCTTCATGAGTTATGCGGGGGGGTCACCCATTCGTAGCAGGGCGCTACGTTAGGGTCTTTGCATTGCGTGAAGTTGTTGTTTTAGGCAAGTGATATATGAGGTGGACTGTGCCGAGCTAATTTCAGCTCTTGAGGATGGTGAGGGTCTGAGATTCCGTGTGGAGGGCCAGATACTTCGTGACACTAGAGACATGCTAGACAGTAGGGGTGGAAATGGGCCAGGCCAGGCCAGGCTTTACGTGGCCCAAGCCTGGCCTGCATTCACATCTCACGGCCTAAGTCTGGTCTGTGGCCTTTCATAGGCCGAATTTTCAGGCCTGGCCTGGCCTTTTAGAGGGTCTGGCCTGGCCTATGAGCCTGCTTAAAAGCctagttaataaaaaaaaattacaaatgataATTAACGACACTGTGTCTGCTTCAAAAGATAAATCCAGAAAATACTCCAACATAAATCCAAAAAATAACCAAGCAAAAACCCTTAAACTCAATATAATCAACGTCTTACAATTCCAGTAAAAGAAATCAATCTCaataacaagaaaaaaaaaagaaaaagagaatgaaTATGGACATCAATGGCAGCTCGTTGCCATCAAAATACTAGTCGCGATGAACCAAGTCTAGCCACCAACCCAGATCGTCCAAGCCACCATCTTCAACCCAAGCCTCCACTTCGTCAATGCAAACCAGTAACACAGGAACCATAACCATCGTCAAAGCGGCCACACCCCTCATCGCGGGTTCCAACCTCGAATCCTGTCAGGAACGCCGTCGCTGCAGAAGAAATCACCGACGTAGATCTCTTAGGCTCGTCGGAGCCGCTCTCTCTTTCCCGTTCTTGCCCCTTCGCTTCCCCTTCCTCAGTTCGCTACTTTCTCTCGCGCCTTCAAGGCCCCTATTTTCCCCTCTCAATCAATCTCTTCCTCTCTTCGTTTAAGCCTCACgcgtttttcttcttctttctctccctctctcgttttcatcttcttctcgtCCCCTCTCTCTCAATTTCTGATGTGCGGCTGTGAATAAAAGAATAGGGAAGGAGAGGCTAGGGTTTGTAAAATGAGGGACTGAGGGTGAGGTTTTTTACAgttgctttttttttccttaagtCTTAGCTATTTGGATTGGGCCTGCgtcttttttttccttcaaacaGGCCGGCCTGTTAGGCTGAATAGATTTTTTAACAAGCCTATGCCTGGCCTATTTACTTAATCAAGCTTTTTAAAAAGCCTAGGCTTGGCCTTTTTACTAAACGGGCCAGGCCAGGCCTTTAACGGGCCGGGCCGTAGGCCCCTGTCGGCAGCCTGGCCTATTCCCGCCCCTTCTagtattatgattttttatacGCCTTATGTTGAGCTTGAGACCTTCCTGTTAAGGGATTCTCTTGTTATTCCTTAGTTTTGTTGTTAGTTTTCcaaagcataaataaaaatattgaaggGTACTAAGCCCTCAGTTTCTATAAAGGTACTTGAGCAATgcctaaaaaaaattccaaactaACACGTCACCTCTAATTGATGAATGTCAAATGTTGAGGTGGAGCTTTGTCTGCCAACTCACAAATACCCAGGTCTAAAGTCACACTATTTTCAAAAGTTAAGGAGTTAATTGCTACATTTTGAAATGTAGGGAGTATTTGTACAATGGGCCAATGGGGTCACCATAAATTAGAGAACTATACTAGGGACATGGTGTTTATGGATAAAAGCTTTCCTAGCTAGATAGTTAGCGGTGACGGTACATTGTTGCTTACATGAACAAACAcacaagaagaaaaataaagcaAACAAGCATATACAATCCTAGATAAGATAAGACAAGTATGATGGATTATTCAACTTTGCAACTCAAGTCTTATGAAGCATCAAACAATAATTCCAAACAGAAACATTCTAGATCCAAGGTCATTTGCCAACCTTAGAGCCCATTTGTAAGAGCACATCTTTGATAAAAGAGAAGAACTAGTCTCCAGCCCTGTTTCATTGTGCGCAACAAAGCCAAACCCTGAACCCTGCGATTGCTTTATTAAGTGTTGATTAGATGTAATTCCATTACTTAACACCAAATTTCGTACCCTCAATTTAAATggaagatgatttttttttgacaagccaaagtatattgaaatgaagtacatgAGGTACTTCCACCCAATACAAAGAGTAGGAAACAAAGCAAAATAAGTTATCGAAATACAACAAAAAGCAACTCTACCTTTTCACAAAAAGAATCTCTTGGTagcaaaactaaaaaaaaaatgtatcgtTAAAACCTTACAAGGAAAAACCTTATTGGTAAAATTTGTAAGATGGAACAATATGCACATGGTGAAATGAAAACACTTAGGGATAATGGTCATATTAGTATCTCTGTTTGTAAGgcagtttgattttggtccctccccATAAAATATTTCGGCCCTCATCCCTTCGACTGCACCTAGTTTGAAATTTGTCCTCATCGGAGGGCGGAACTCCGGCGAGGAGGTTGAGTGGCAGTCACGCGAACACATGGCTTGCTAACTGGATTAGTGAATCCAACCTGGATTTTCTTTTAAATAAATCATTTTCTTTAAGACACCCTAACACCTAATTAACCCTCAAACTAACCTTTGAGACTTGATTAAACCCCAACCCTAACAATTACCCAAAACTTAATCAGATCAGAATACCCATATCCCTAAATTAGAAACAGCAAGCCATcgtttcttctccttctttcaaGGGTGTTTGAGTAGGAGGGGCAGAACCGCATTGAGCTTCCTCGCTATGGC contains:
- the LOC130723658 gene encoding F-box/kelch-repeat protein At3g23880-like, translated to MHYSTLQPNSCYASNNHSKSKVICQPKPSSFICCYSPMAPDRAGDDKNGVVSSLLRTLQRSTTSTETLTPPSLPPAGDSLHAPPLPSLPFDLVVEILCRLPVKPLLQFRCVCKSWKSLISDPKFAKKHLHSSPSDFIRHRLIVNHHSDDSGFRAYPLLSVFNTVPAAATATQLEYPLIIQKFNYVIVGSCNGVLCFFIDRSFALLWNPSTRRFKKSPSLENPRLKDSFTKYGFGYDHFADSYKVVAVFCYEDGDSGLYKTQANIHTLGTHCWRRIQELPCVPVQSAIFVSGTGTLNWLASDDNRSESVNNWMESRAIIISQDLRKECYQKLLLPDDYGHDDGGKGPLNLQVLRDCLCLCVHSFDSGSCDIWFMKEYGSKESWTKLFIVPNPDGCFSFTKPFHISKEDEVLVIKLEIIYLYNSRDNTFKIYPIQNIEDWMIPVVYVESLISPCF